Part of the Borrelia parkeri genome, ATGGAGAGCATAAAAAAAATTACCAACAAACACCAACACAAATTAATAGTTTTAGTATCTACATTAGATTACGTGAACTTGAACCTTAAAAAATACACTCAAAGCAACATACTTTATTACTTTAATAACAATATGAAAAAAAATGACCAAAAACCTATCAAACTTAAAACTCTACAAAGTTATCTATATAAATTAGAAAAAGAATTTAAAGTGACAATTAATTATCACAGACATTTGGGAGTTAATATGGGAACTGAAGTTCATTATAAACTTAAATACTCTAAAAAAGAATGTCATCACATAATCAATAAACACTTTAGAGATAAAAAAGAAGAAAGATACAAAAAACGTGTCAGTGCATATATTGAAAAGACTTGCATTAAAAATAGTAGTGTAGAAAAATGGGAGTGTTTTAATAATTCTTATAATAATAAAGAAGAAGATAAAAACATAAAATACATAGAAAGATTACAAGTAGAAAAATACGCTAGGAAATGCAAATTTAAATCAAATGCTTTCTTTTCTATTTTGAATTTAGAAGCGAAAAAAGATTTTAAAATTCAATCATTTAAAGCCATTAAAATAGCTGAAAATTATAGTTACGAAAAAACAAATAGCATTAAACCAAATAACAGTAGGCTTAAGAATAAACAAAAAGAATTAAGTAAGATATTAGATGAGATAAAAGCTAATCTAAAGAATGAGGGATATGACAGCAAACAATTAAAGATCCAAATACAAAACGTGTATGAACAATATAAAAACAAACCCCACTTTATCATAGAAAGAGATAAATACATCGATTTAAAGAAGATAATAGGGAAACTTAAAGAAATAGTTGAATGTGATAATAAAAACGTGAAAGAAAATGAAAGAGACATTAGGAATAACGTATTTAGCATACTTCTTGATCAGTTAAGAGACAAATTGAACACATCGGTTTTGGTACCAATATTAAAGAATTATTTAAGCAAACAGAACAAATTAGAATATAACAAGGTATTTAGTAACCATTACTACTGTGAACTTTTAGAGTTAATGGAAAATAATAAAGATTATTTAAAATCAGGGGAATCTAAAAAAGTTACAAGTTAAGGATTAATTATGGAAAGTGTGTTAGAACGCCTTAAAGAAAAAAAGTTAGAAATTAAGGATAAGAGAGATAAACCTATCTTTATCAAGATAGAAAATAAAAATAGCAAAACTTTATATCATACAAAAATTATGATGGATTTATTTTCATTTGGCATTAATAAAAATCAACAGTACAAATTTTTTATTGCATTTAGAGGATTATTTAATAGAGAAAAGATAGAATTTTTCAGTTTGTTTGCTTTGAGAGATGATGATAAATTCTTGGGTATTTATTATGGTTGTAGAAAACCAATAAAGAATGTAGTTAGAAGATATGAAGAAAATGGTGTCATGAAGGCATCTACATTTTCAAAAGTTTATTACATAGAATTTAGATTTAAGAAGGGTAGTGTTTTTTGCTATTTAAGAGGAATTTCTTACTTACTTAGAAAAGATAAAACAGATACAAAATATTACAAATCTTTAATTGAAAAACTCACAAACTTAGAGCAACTAGTATATGAATTTTACAGTAAAAAGCTATCAGATGGAGGTCTTATAAACAAATGGATAGAAAAAAAGCAAGAGTAATAACAATCGCATCAATTAAAGGTGGTGTTGGGAAAAGTACAAGTGCTATTATACTTTCTAACCTACTAGCAAACAAGTACAAGGTACTTTTAATCGATATGGACGACCAAGCAAGTATCACAAGTTATTATTCTGATGAACTAGAAAATAAAAATATTGAGGTTTTTAAAATAAATATAGGAGAAGTTATAAAGAATAACTTAGATATTAGTAGAACTATTATTAGTATTGGTAATAATTTGGATTTAATACCTAGTTGTGTAAATGTGGATGATTTAAACACAGATTTTTATTGTGAAAATCGTCATTTGTTTATTGAAGGAATGTTAAAGAATAAGCTAAGTTCTGTAATAACTGATTATAGTTATATAATAATTGATACGAATCCTAAAAGGAATTTTACATTAAAGACATCTTTGATAAGTAGTGATTATGTAATATCTCCTATGACAGCTGAAAAATGGTCTGTCGAAGCATTTGAGGTTTTGAGAGAATTTGTAAAAGAAGTAGCGGGTATACCTGTTTTAATAATTATAACTAGATTTAAAAAGAATATTACACATAAAACTTTATTGAATATTGTAAAGTCTCAAGATGAATTTTTAGGAGTTATAAGTGAAAGAGAAGATTTAAATAAAAGGATAGGATGTAATGAGAAATTTGATTTTACAAAAGATTATATTATTGAATATGTTAAAGTATTAGATTTGTTTTTGTCTAAAACACAGTTGTTGGTTTAGCAAGGAAAAACTGTCCGATGCATCGGACAGTTTTTCTAAAATATAAATTATTTATAAATTAATAGGTTAAAAGGAGATGTGTTATGAGCAAAAAAGTGGTTGATTTAAAAATCAAAAACAGAATGCCCCAAAAGGATCTGAACTATATCCTTGATACAAATAATCAAAATAAAAGAAAAGAAGAGTTTGATAATTTAGTAATCCGATTACAGAATAATATTAAAACAGAAATATATAATAGTATTGACACTATGAAAATCTTAAAAAAGATTAATGAAAATAAACTTTATATAGAAGGTGGTTTTAATTCTTTTAGGGATTTTTTGTCTGCGTTTAGGCTTGCAAAATCTCAAGCTTATCAGTATATAAAATTAGCGATAGCCATTGAATCAGGTTTTATAGAGGAGGAATTTATAACTGTTAATGGGATACAGGCTTCTATAAGATATATACAAACTAAAGGAAGTATATCAATAAAGAAATCAAGACAAAATCCAATAAAGCCATTAAGATTTCAGCTTAAGAATCAAGATAGTTATGATTTTTATAAGCAAAATGCCAAGTTTACAAGTTTCTTAATGGATGAACTTTTTAAAGACAAAAAAGATTTGCTAGAAGAGTTTATGAAAAAATTTAAAAGTTTAAAAGGCTAAGTATGAAGAGTTTTTAAATAAGGGCTTTACTGAAGAAGCTGTGAATTTCATTTTACTTCATAATGATAATTCTAATTTTGAAGTCTTAAGGGAAAAGATGAATTCATTAGAACAACAAATCATTAATGTAGAGAATAACTTAAAAAAGGATATTGAATTTGCTAAGATAGAATTTAAAAGGGATATATCTGATTTAGATAACAAGATGGACAATATAGAGAAAAATTTATTTAAAGAAATACAAAATAACAATGTGATATTGCGAGAAGAAGTGAAAAGCACCATTCTTGTCTTAAGAGAAGAAATGAAAAATAATCATACAATACTGTTAGAAAAGCTTGATATGTCAAATAAAGTTTTATTAGAAAAGCTTAGTGTAGGAAATAGAATGCTCACTATTATTATAGCAGTAGGAATACCAATAGTTATATCTATTGTTATGTCTCTAATAAGTAAGTTCTTTATAGGATAAAAATTTTACTTATAAATAAGGATTGATTTTATTTTAGATTTATTGTATGCTACCTATTGTCAGTAGTGCTATCATTTTAGGACTACCTATAATGTTCGGCATTAATAGCCTTTAGAGCTTAATTAAGAACTCTTAAATAGAATTCTTAATTAAGCTCTAAATTTTTGTTTGTAATTTGACAAAAACTAATATTTGCTGTATATTTGGTTTTATTAATACATTATAGGAGTTAATCATGACAAATAAAATAACAAGAACTAAAATTCAAAATACAAAAACTAAAATGCGCAGAGCAGTTAAGAAACAGAGTAAACAGTCAGTAAGAAAAGTAACAGATATAAGAGTAAATAATCAAAATTCAGTAACAAATGAAAATCAATCAAAGATAAACTTTCTAAAGTCTTTGCATAGTCTACAAATGCATTTAAGTGGTGTTGCTAAGAATCTTAATGGATATGGATATAAGTATCAAGATTTTAATGAGATAATAAGAGAAATAAAGAATGTTATAAAGATCAATAATCTAGACATTGGTTTTATGCAATATCCAACTATAAAGAATTTTGATGGTGATTTAGTTAATGTTATTACAACAACATTTTACAGTCCCAAGAGTGGATATAGCGAGTCATTTGATACACCTATTTACAGCGAAGAATTAACGTCCACTGGAGTAAAGAATCAAAATACATTACCTCAACTTGTAGGTTCATGCATAACATATTTTAAAAGATATGCTCTTGTAGCATACCTTTTAATTGAGAGTGAAGTTGACACTGATGCTAGTTCCTTAGAGCATGTTCAAGAAGCTAATGGAGAAAGAGTTAGTAGTGTGGATGTTTCACCTGTAAATTCTTTAAATAAAGATAAAGATATTAATACTAAAAGAGTAACTAAAGGTGAAACAAAACAGCAATCTGTAAGTCATAAATCTGTAATTAGTCTTGATAAACTTCCTAAACGTATACCCGCTAAGTATCATTATTACAAGAAATTGCTTCAAGCATCTAAAAGGATGCATTCGGTATTAGATGATGCACCTTTTGATAGTTTAGAAATGATAGATAAGTTTTTAATACAATTAAAGAATGATGATGATTCGAGTATACTCAAGTTTTTTGAAACCAAACCAGAGCTTAAAACTATAAAGTATTGGACTGAGCTTATAAATAATTATTTAAAGAGAACAGAGTCTGATCCAGAAGTAATTGAAGGTTTTTCTAAATTTTTAACATATAGAGAGCCAAAATATGGCCAGAGTCCACTCAAATTATTTGGATATATAGCTAGTGATAATAATTTTGGGTATCTATGTGAGTAAACAGGACCTCTATTCCATTTATTTTAAAAGATAAGCCCTTAGGTGAGGGCTTATCTTTTTTATTTATTTAATTTTGTAATTTTGAATATCTTTTGTACACCATTTGGGCAATGGGTTTAATTATACTAATATATTCTTTAAACAGATTGATATTAAACATTAAATCATCAATTGTACTCTCAGATTTCAGTGTTGATGTATCAAAGTAAGTAAACTTAGGATACTTTGGGTCATTAACCTTTTTCTTTGTTCTAGTTAAGAATACTTGTAAGTACATAACATAATCAGATAACTTAGCTTCGTATACACTTAGTTCTTTAATAGTTTGGGTTTTAGGAGGTGTTGGCTCCTCTGTTAGTGACGCAATAGATGTACATGAAAAGATAACTGTTAAAAGGGTTAGTTTTATAAGTTTACTCAAATTATGCCTCCTTTAGCATTTTGATGTAAGTGCTCATTATCTTGTTACGTTTAGCTCTAAGTTGTGATGTGTATTTTGTAAGCTCATCGTGATCATCAGCATTTTCTATGATTTCAATGTTAATCCTTAGTATCTCCTCAATTTCACGTAGTAGTTTAATAGCTTCCCTCCCTTCCATTTGATATATGCTAGCTTCATATAGAACGTAAAAGTAATTAACCACTTTAGTAAAAATATTGATATAAGTGGCGGTATTTTTACCGTGATGATTATTTTTAATAATTTCGGTAAAGTTATTTAAAATATCAACACTTAATTTAGCAGTGCTTAATTTCATAAGTCCTCTCCTTTATCTGTGTCTTTACCTTGTTTTTTTATCTTACTAGCTAAAATAGTTAGTATATCTTTGATTGCTGGCTTGAAGATCAGTCCAAGACTTAAGATAAAGGCACCAATAATAACTAACTTCACTTCATTGATGTTAATCAGTTGAAGTAAAAAATTTAATACATTATTCTCAACTTCATTCAACTTTATGTCTCCTCTCATTTAAATTGGTAGCTACAACTATATATCAATATAGCAAAAACAAAACTAAAAAATACAAATAAAAATTATAGCTTCACGAGTAAAGGAACGCCACTCACATTCTTTTGCATATACCAACCTTCTAGAATATTGGCATCAAAACCTGTACCGCCATGTACACTTGAAAGCTTAAAGATAGTTCGTTTTGAAGAATAGCTATATTTTATGCTTACTTCTTTATCAGATTGTGAAGTTGAATTAGATCTTGCAGTAACTTTGACAATTAAATATATGGGACTATCATCATATGAACTGTCTGTTTGTATAATAATTTCTTCATTGTTAGATGTAGCTGTGGACCCAAGGTCAAAGACATAACGTCCATATTTTAAACTAGACATGTACACAGTGTTTCTATAAAACCCGTCACTATTATAACTAGTTGCTCTTATTGTAGTAGTACTACTTGTACTAAAGCTGTTACTAATACCAGTTAGATATTCTTGTACTGGAATTTTTTTTAAACTAGAGTAATAAAGTCCTATAAAGTAATGACTTTTGCTTAAATTATCTTCAGGCAAGTTAGATTCAAACTTACTTGTAACTTTACTTATAATAGTGTCCATAACACTAGATTCATTATTTTTAAGTTTTTCTATAACTTTATTATATGTCTGTGAAATACTACTAGAGTCATCTTTTAAAAATTTGGTAAGTACTTGACTATAAACTTGGTTTATAAAATTGGTGTCGCTTAGCAATTCATTAGCAATTAGTGTTTTGATAACTTGTTTGAAATCATTCTTTCGATCACCATCATCTAGGAATATTTTTGTATGTAAGTCCTTATGGAAGTTATCAAGAGTAATAGCATGACAACTAGAAAACCCATCATCTAGGACCAAAAGGTCAGTGGGTTTAAGCTTGGTTAATTTATTAAGATTTTTAATCTCAATTGTATCATCGTGTTTTACAATACCTTCAGGTTCTTGACTTGACATAAAATCTCCTTAACTATTATCCTTTAAATTCTTTTATATATTGACCCTCATGGTCTTGTATCTTGAGTACTCTTCCAATAGGGATCAGTTTTTTAATAAGTGCATAAATTGAATGCTCATATCCTTTAGGAAGCAAGGTCATAGTCCAAGCTTTTTTAAAGATTTGCCCATTTTTTTTAGTTCTAAAGATAATTTTTTTATATGGGGAGTTTTTTGGAGTACTACCTACAATAAATACGATAACATTAGTTTTAATATGACTTTTAAGTTTGATGTTAATAACACCAGGCTCTAGAGTAGTAGGAACAATATCAACATTAAGAAAAGCCTTAAATAGTTTTATAAATGATTCATGGGTTCCAATATGACGCAAAGCAAATAGTACACTATCAATATTTTTAGCAAGTGTTTCAAGTGTTTGGTTTGTTGAGTAAATAATTTGTAGTATATCAGATAACCAAAACGCTATGAATCTTGAATTTAGGTGCTCACTAGCATTAATATCTTCGAAATTAGCAATAAGATCTTTAATTTCTTTGATGATTTTATTTATAAATGCTAATTCAGTATTTATAATTTTTTCAACTTGAGTGTCTTTAAGAAATGTCGGTATATTTACCATAATCTATCCTTTTTTTATGAAGAGATATCAATTAGCAACCTATCAGCATTAAAATTTAGATCGAGAATTTCATTTGCTTCAATTTTAATATTCTCATTTTGCTTGAATTCGCTTGTATTAATATCAGTAATTTTTACGTCCAGGTTATCTTTTATGGCAACAGAAACATCAATGCAATGAACACCTTTAATTTCATTAACAGGAGCGAAGAAATCTTGATATTCAAAACTTATTCCCATATCTGTGTAGTTATTATTTTTAATTCGAGTATAAATTTCTCTAATTTTAAAGTCAATGTTCAAGTATATATGATTCTCAAGATTGACTTTGTATTTACTCTTAAGATATGCGTATTTGCGTTTTCCAATTGATACTTTGTAATCAATTTTTTGATTTTGGCTATTAATTCCATCTATGAGAATATCGCCTTCAAAAACAGTACCAACAGGACATGTAAGATAAAGTGTCTCCCAAATTAATGCTTTAAGATTGGAGTCTGTAATTTGACTCTTCTCTTTATTCATCATCGAGTCATCTAATATTAGGTAAATACTAGCCTTACCAGCTGTGCTTTTAATATTGACATTTCTAATTCCATTAAGATTTAGTAATGCACTTTTTATAGCATCATAGGTAGTACTTTTAATGCTTATATGTTTTTGTATCTCCTTCCAATAAGGAGAATCTGGTTTAAGAAGAGAAAATAATTTGTTAACCTCACCTATTAGTTCATATTCTTTTATTGCAAGTGAGTTTGCAATTATATTGTAAATGGATGTAGGGTCATTATTAATTATAATTCCATACGTGTCTCTTAAATATTCACGTTTGGTATTAATTATTTGTTGGATATCCTGTTTTAAAGTTCCAAAGTCAGGATCAAAGAGAATACTCATATTTTAATCTCCATATTCAAAGTGTCGTTTGCAAATTCAAATGTAATGTTTAATTTTTTATTTATAATAGTTGTTTCAATGTTTATAGCATCAATCCTTAGGTCTTGTATGATATTTGAAAGGTAAGTTTTAATTTGTGTTAAAGAGCTTGTCTTAGCAAATCTTGCTGCAAGATCATAGTCAAATCCCCAATGAGGAGCATTTTTAATACTACCCTTTGGAGTTTTAAGGAAAATAAATAAACGTTGCTTTTGTTCATTTATTCCATTAGTTAATGCTAAGTCTTGTTTAAAGACAGAATTAAATTGATTGTCAATCTGTAAATCCAATTTTTAACCCTCAAGGTAGCAAGTATATTGCTTAATTTAACAAAAACCTATTTAAGTAACATATTTATTTTACTTGTAATCTTTGTAAGATTACTATAAAAACTAGGTTCAACTACTGATTGTCCAGTAACCCTTAAATTGTATAGACAAGATACAATCTCTTCCAGCACTGCTCTTAGACTTGTATTATTAGCTTTAATGTCTATGGGATTTTGTATGTCAATTGTAAAGTCATTAACTTTGATAGTAGCATTTTGCATATTAATAGGCCTTAGAATATAGAAATAGTTTTTATCAAAATAATTATCATCATCCTCATTAAAAAGGTTAATACTACTTTGAAGAAGGATAACACTCTCACCTTCTTTAAGAGTAAAGTGCATATTTGATATATTGCGTGTTTTAATCTCTAAATCTGTCTCTCCAGAGAGTAAAACGACACCTTCTTGTGTAGAGGAGTTAAAAGATTTAATTATTCCTAGCTTAGAGATAAAAATATTTCTGTAAGTCCATAGTTTTATCTCTTCTTGTGTTAGTGCTGAACCTTTCATTTGGCTGTTCATTCTGTATATTTCATAATTCAAGTTCATAAGTTATCGAGCTTCTCCTTTGATATTTAAATAATTAGAGTCATCATAAAGCTTCAAGGTAAGTGAGCACTCACCAGTATTGCTTAAAGCAGCACTAGTCTCTATAATGCTACTCTTAACTTCACTCCCCAGCGAATCTAGAAATTTGACCCTATCACCAACTTTTAGTTTGTGTGTATACATAATCTTGGCATTCCAATATATAAGTCTTATATTGCGGGTACTTCCAATAGCAATCTCTTGTTGCGGGATAAAGTGAAGACCAAAATCTTCAAGAAAGATATAATTTGTATCTTTAGCTTCAGGTGTGGCGTTAGTAAAGATATAATTACACTCAACATGAGTGTGCCTGAGAGCTGATTCTTTAATAAGTTGTCTGTGATCTTTAGGTGCAATATCTGTCCTAACACTTTGAACATACTTTTTAGTTATCTTTTCAATAAACTCAAGAGGAGTATTTGCACAAAAACTTTCAGTTATAATTTTTGTTCTATCAGCATAACTCATATTGATTATATGTCTATTAGGAAATGCTATAGAGATGGCATTCTCTACACTCATGCCTTGAAATTGATTTATGTCAAGTTTGCTATTGAAGTAATTACTTTTTGTTGCCAAATGAACTTCAAGATCAACACTAAAATCACCACTATCATAATCAGTACTCATAGGAACACCTAAATACCCTGACATAATAAAATCATAATCTCTAGAGTCTGCGAATTTTTTATAAAATATCTTTACAATATCTCCTTCATTTACATTACGAGTAAAATCAAGAGATAAGTTCCAAAGACTTAGCTTGCTTCTCTTTGCACACACATAATTATTGCTTGAGTAAATATCAGATATTGATATGTCAATGTGTATACCGTCTTCAGTTTTAATTATGATTTTAGGTTTTTCTTCTGATGTGCTAGTTTGACTTATGTTATAAAATTCGATTTTAAAGTCGTATTTGATAAGCCTTTCTTCCATTTCCTTATCCTTTATATACATTAAATGTTTTAAGAACTTCTAATGTGAGACTAATTTCAACCTCATCAAGGTATACTGTGTCTTTAAGGGTAAGAGATGTAATTGCAACTATGCTTCTAAACCCTAGAGTTGGGCTGTAGAGGCTAAATGGTACACTCTCTTCAACTCTGTTAACCAGTTGTTGTTTTGCTAAATTACTAGTATGAGGAAAAATTAACTTTCCAAAAGCCGTATTAGTTGAAAAATTAAGCAGTTCCTTATAAGCACTAGTTAATACAGCATTATTTAGTGTGATAACTTCGCCAGTAAAAGTTGGATTGTAGCTTACATATTCAGCTTTACGTGTGTAATAGTCAATTACAGGATGTTTTGAACATGTTGTGGTGTAAGTTGTGCTAATTAGTTCACTTTTAGGTAAAATGAAGAACCCTTGAGGGACATATCCAAGTCCTTTAAAGTCCATCCTTGGACATAAACTTAAGAAATTATATGCCATAAACACGGTAGAGATTTCATTGAATGTTTCTTTAAGGATATTTGTTATTTGTGATGGTGTAAGATTTAAAGGGTCTAGGGTTGCCTTTAGGGGTGCTGTGTCTTTGTATTTATAAGTAAAATCAGTTGTAAATTGTGATATCATATATTTACCTTGGTGTTTTTATACTTGCGTCTGTTTCT contains:
- a CDS encoding DUF276 domain-containing protein (DUF276 is restricted to Borreliella and related spirochetes.), which produces MSILFDPDFGTLKQDIQQIINTKREYLRDTYGIIINNDPTSIYNIIANSLAIKEYELIGEVNKLFSLLKPDSPYWKEIQKHISIKSTTYDAIKSALLNLNGIRNVNIKSTAGKASIYLILDDSMMNKEKSQITDSNLKALIWETLYLTCPVGTVFEGDILIDGINSQNQKIDYKVSIGKRKYAYLKSKYKVNLENHIYLNIDFKIREIYTRIKNNNYTDMGISFEYQDFFAPVNEIKGVHCIDVSVAIKDNLDVKITDINTSEFKQNENIKIEANEILDLNFNADRLLIDISS
- a CDS encoding BlyB family putative holin accessory protein, encoding MKLSTAKLSVDILNNFTEIIKNNHHGKNTATYINIFTKVVNYFYVLYEASIYQMEGREAIKLLREIEEILRINIEIIENADDHDELTKYTSQLRAKRNKIMSTYIKMLKEA
- a CDS encoding BlyA family holin, giving the protein MRGDIKLNEVENNVLNFLLQLININEVKLVIIGAFILSLGLIFKPAIKDILTILASKIKKQGKDTDKGEDL
- a CDS encoding DUF1640 domain-containing protein is translated as MNFILLHNDNSNFEVLREKMNSLEQQIINVENNLKKDIEFAKIEFKRDISDLDNKMDNIEKNLFKEIQNNNVILREEVKSTILVLREEMKNNHTILLEKLDMSNKVLLEKLSVGNRMLTIIIAVGIPIVISIVMSLISKFFIG
- a CDS encoding BBA14 family lipoprotein → MSKLIKLTLLTVIFSCTSIASLTEEPTPPKTQTIKELSVYEAKLSDYVMYLQVFLTRTKKKVNDPKYPKFTYFDTSTLKSESTIDDLMFNINLFKEYISIIKPIAQMVYKRYSKLQN
- a CDS encoding chromosome replication/partitioning protein; the encoded protein is MSKKVVDLKIKNRMPQKDLNYILDTNNQNKRKEEFDNLVIRLQNNIKTEIYNSIDTMKILKKINENKLYIEGGFNSFRDFLSAFRLAKSQAYQYIKLAIAIESGFIEEEFITVNGIQASIRYIQTKGSISIKKSRQNPIKPLRFQLKNQDSYDFYKQNAKFTSFLMDELFKDKKDLLEEFMKKFKSLKG
- a CDS encoding DUF792 family protein, producing the protein MISQFTTDFTYKYKDTAPLKATLDPLNLTPSQITNILKETFNEISTVFMAYNFLSLCPRMDFKGLGYVPQGFFILPKSELISTTYTTTCSKHPVIDYYTRKAEYVSYNPTFTGEVITLNNAVLTSAYKELLNFSTNTAFGKLIFPHTSNLAKQQLVNRVEESVPFSLYSPTLGFRSIVAITSLTLKDTVYLDEVEISLTLEVLKTFNVYKG
- a CDS encoding DUF226 domain-containing protein; this encodes MESVLERLKEKKLEIKDKRDKPIFIKIENKNSKTLYHTKIMMDLFSFGINKNQQYKFFIAFRGLFNREKIEFFSLFALRDDDKFLGIYYGCRKPIKNVVRRYEENGVMKASTFSKVYYIEFRFKKGSVFCYLRGISYLLRKDKTDTKYYKSLIEKLTNLEQLVYEFYSKKLSDGGLINKWIEKKQE
- a CDS encoding DUF685 domain-containing protein; the protein is MSSQEPEGIVKHDDTIEIKNLNKLTKLKPTDLLVLDDGFSSCHAITLDNFHKDLHTKIFLDDGDRKNDFKQVIKTLIANELLSDTNFINQVYSQVLTKFLKDDSSSISQTYNKVIEKLKNNESSVMDTIISKVTSKFESNLPEDNLSKSHYFIGLYYSSLKKIPVQEYLTGISNSFSTSSTTTIRATSYNSDGFYRNTVYMSSLKYGRYVFDLGSTATSNNEEIIIQTDSSYDDSPIYLIVKVTARSNSTSQSDKEVSIKYSYSSKRTIFKLSSVHGGTGFDANILEGWYMQKNVSGVPLLVKL
- a CDS encoding DUF693 family protein, whose translation is MEERLIKYDFKIEFYNISQTSTSEEKPKIIIKTEDGIHIDISISDIYSSNNYVCAKRSKLSLWNLSLDFTRNVNEGDIVKIFYKKFADSRDYDFIMSGYLGVPMSTDYDSGDFSVDLEVHLATKSNYFNSKLDINQFQGMSVENAISIAFPNRHIINMSYADRTKIITESFCANTPLEFIEKITKKYVQSVRTDIAPKDHRQLIKESALRHTHVECNYIFTNATPEAKDTNYIFLEDFGLHFIPQQEIAIGSTRNIRLIYWNAKIMYTHKLKVGDRVKFLDSLGSEVKSSIIETSAALSNTGECSLTLKLYDDSNYLNIKGEAR
- a CDS encoding plasmid maintenance protein — protein: MESIKKITNKHQHKLIVLVSTLDYVNLNLKKYTQSNILYYFNNNMKKNDQKPIKLKTLQSYLYKLEKEFKVTINYHRHLGVNMGTEVHYKLKYSKKECHHIINKHFRDKKEERYKKRVSAYIEKTCIKNSSVEKWECFNNSYNNKEEDKNIKYIERLQVEKYARKCKFKSNAFFSILNLEAKKDFKIQSFKAIKIAENYSYEKTNSIKPNNSRLKNKQKELSKILDEIKANLKNEGYDSKQLKIQIQNVYEQYKNKPHFIIERDKYIDLKKIIGKLKEIVECDNKNVKENERDIRNNVFSILLDQLRDKLNTSVLVPILKNYLSKQNKLEYNKVFSNHYYCELLELMENNKDYLKSGESKKVTS
- a CDS encoding DUF735 family protein, which gives rise to MVNIPTFLKDTQVEKIINTELAFINKIIKEIKDLIANFEDINASEHLNSRFIAFWLSDILQIIYSTNQTLETLAKNIDSVLFALRHIGTHESFIKLFKAFLNVDIVPTTLEPGVINIKLKSHIKTNVIVFIVGSTPKNSPYKKIIFRTKKNGQIFKKAWTMTLLPKGYEHSIYALIKKLIPIGRVLKIQDHEGQYIKEFKG
- a CDS encoding ERF family protein, encoding MTNKITRTKIQNTKTKMRRAVKKQSKQSVRKVTDIRVNNQNSVTNENQSKINFLKSLHSLQMHLSGVAKNLNGYGYKYQDFNEIIREIKNVIKINNLDIGFMQYPTIKNFDGDLVNVITTTFYSPKSGYSESFDTPIYSEELTSTGVKNQNTLPQLVGSCITYFKRYALVAYLLIESEVDTDASSLEHVQEANGERVSSVDVSPVNSLNKDKDINTKRVTKGETKQQSVSHKSVISLDKLPKRIPAKYHYYKKLLQASKRMHSVLDDAPFDSLEMIDKFLIQLKNDDDSSILKFFETKPELKTIKYWTELINNYLKRTESDPEVIEGFSKFLTYREPKYGQSPLKLFGYIASDNNFGYLCE
- a CDS encoding DUF777 family protein — translated: MNLNYEIYRMNSQMKGSALTQEEIKLWTYRNIFISKLGIIKSFNSSTQEGVVLLSGETDLEIKTRNISNMHFTLKEGESVILLQSSINLFNEDDDNYFDKNYFYILRPINMQNATIKVNDFTIDIQNPIDIKANNTSLRAVLEEIVSCLYNLRVTGQSVVEPSFYSNLTKITSKINMLLK
- a CDS encoding ParA family protein, translating into MDRKKARVITIASIKGGVGKSTSAIILSNLLANKYKVLLIDMDDQASITSYYSDELENKNIEVFKINIGEVIKNNLDISRTIISIGNNLDLIPSCVNVDDLNTDFYCENRHLFIEGMLKNKLSSVITDYSYIIIDTNPKRNFTLKTSLISSDYVISPMTAEKWSVEAFEVLREFVKEVAGIPVLIIITRFKKNITHKTLLNIVKSQDEFLGVISEREDLNKRIGCNEKFDFTKDYIIEYVKVLDLFLSKTQLLV